Proteins encoded within one genomic window of Besnoitia besnoiti strain Bb-Ger1 chromosome II, whole genome shotgun sequence:
- a CDS encoding B-box zinc finger domain-containing protein (encoded by transcript BESB_037850): MAPFAPKAPAFPLVAASNRLPLTERRGDPEKRDVDGRPLQSAIEPVHPLSVPPLAHVPRRRPRAFHARHGDRGIVWTNEGDQLPTLLLPAPMPSASPCTEKRACMSCWGRQGTLYCAECSKFLCGVCAVKTHATGDFRNHVINTASKAGVFELQATRAEEKGAAVAADEFDLDIKSDAWEPLKQPAPCTKHPNEPLALACVTCRYLPLCVKCVESPAHRQHEIVSLREAVPVVRKMLTNQYSELARQLASLQTVSVSLHRAKRRAKDVLDTSLQKMEEAFEGVYRTIDMHVDGVQRQIQQLQRQGADKLRFVDAQCETFRRYLVAKGSQVELLKELGNRNEAAALNAFVSLKSTFDALDGQDDHLEDMQEKLTVAWWRLRPSNADELLKDADKAVVESSEHFTMLCHDLSELVDAFRGGAAPLQGWPADFVAAEEEEEDLQALLERDAKNAPVIYKGGRVPYRDYFLEKAPTHFQAFLRKDALHPEWAIRMVSLRGHYLCVHASATDENSELESAMLLSTAVFCRAFSDPSVTAIAAIARQDFPFGVEVVEVDGTTGELEGYLLLACEGQELVSEWVEALQEACRQKFDVNDVPNLPPAPPGAALATFGEAVMPTGEMRFGVYHNLMAAGVPVRAVLRDKKPTRGVEEQEKEQGQVSEEEDVASRWSGVSDSSDSSGSYASSSSRSSSHSESDASSRRGSRRSRRRALSLRASSSSPSTTDRSDGKARGRRRREVRKGKKHLGRDSPRSRAVESSADSSDQPLFAKLRMRHVANAPRSRLDVPAGRVESESESESESDNMLIRPSQVKERGGWFKAKDARKKHKHGRPASNAASDNDKRTYQKKTIPAVRSASSQNPPLVSAETATGQETPELGTTTTVEISAPMAAVAPVEPQDAPPAAAEPDAASVDPGAGAGAGADAAAAGDFQGVFQRCFQFATKLMPEALHRHSPPLLSAERGESAYAWDGKRRFSGSVFSRLPSSSRLPSSSRLPSSSRLASAHAEGQALLDELVRRLQKAEPQAAPSRAASVDAAREETAAWREFAAARPAGAWRGSTGGCETVAKLVAERRALTVEEGEEAAAEALRDARAWEGGEQAKEDNWQVEALRRRYAQLQIPSAWARPAPVEEARERSSATSVGERLQDRELFFAHPARNRVNVPEAQHSRSPQDSRASTTREPRVAPPRRGEAEAAAPQDRHMRRTFSHIHAAAAASVRSPESRVRRRASERPQGTSSSSGLLIRLPPASALPKFVHAGAPAGGSVAGFLFGGESRKEDEEEEEEEEDEEVENEEREADKREAEEEAEEGEEADEKPRGRTAGQPSTRGRPLKPVVRKVSSSGASSSSSHAGARVVQFVDPQTHQVRLLKAPPRRPPPKPPLSSVSSPSPPPAEGGSQASEEVAVSPRTVTRMLTQIGSRKIG, translated from the exons ATGGCTCCTTTCGCGCCAAAAGCGCCTGCGTTCCCGCTGGTGGCGGCGTCGAATCGGCTGCCGCTGactgagcggcgcggcgacccggagaagcgcgacgtTGACGGCCGCCCGCTGCAGAGCGCGATTGAGCCCGTTCACCCGCTCTCCGtcccgcctctcgcgcacgtgccgcgccgcaggccgcgagccTTCCACGCGCGCCACGGAGATCGCGGCATCGTTTGGACAAACGAAGGCGACCAGCTGCCGACGCTCCTCCTGCCCGCTCCGATGCCTTCGG CGTCGCCCTGCACTGAGAAGCGAGCATGCATGAGCTGCTGGGGTCGCCAGGGGACGCTTTACTGCGCGGAGTGCAGCAagttcctctgcggcgtaTGCGCGGTCAAGACGCACGCGACTGGGGACTTCCGCAACCATGTGATAAACACAGCCTCGAAGGCCGGCGTCTTCGAACtccaggcgacgcgcgcggaggagaagggcgccgccgtggcggcAGACGAATTTGATCTGGATATTAAGAGCGACGCCTGGGAGCCCCTCAAGCA gCCGGCACCCTGCACGAAGCACCCCAACGAGCCTctggcgctcgcgtgcgTCACCTGCCGGTatcttcctctctgcgtcaaATGCGTGGAGAGCCCGGCTCACAGACAACACGAAATCGTCAGTCTCCGCGAGGCAGTCCCCGTCGTCAGGAAAATG CTCACTAATCAGTACTCGGAGCTAGCCCGCCAACTCGCGTCGTTGCAGACAGTCAGCGTCTCGCTTCACCGCGCAAAG AGACGAGCGAAGGACGTCCTCGACACGAGCTTGCAGAAGATGGAAGAGGCCTTTGAG gGGGTTTACCGAACGATTGACATGCACGTGGACGGCGTCCAGCGACAGattcagcagctgcagcggcagggcGCCGACAAGCTCCG ATTCGTCGACGCGCAGTGCGAGACGTTTCGGCGGTACCTGGTCGCGAAGGGCAGCCAAGTCGAGCTGCTGAAGGAGCTCGGGAACCGAAAcgaagcggctgcgctgAACGCGTTTGTGAGTCTGAAGTCGACTTTCGACGCACTCGACGGTCAGGATGATCACCTCGAAG ACATGCAAGAGAAGTTGACCGTTGCTTggtggcgcctgcggccgagCAACGCGGACGAACTTCTCAAAGATGCGGACAAG GCGGTCGTCGAGTCCTCTGAGCACTTCACGATGCTTTGCCACGATCTGTCTGAGCTCGTGGACGCGTTCCGCggcggtgcggcgccgctgcagggcTGGCCGGCCGACTTTgtcgctgcggaggaggaggaggaagacctCCAGGCGCTTCTCGAGCGGGATGCGAAAAACGCGCCGGTCATCTACAAGGGCGGACGCGTCCCCTACCGCGACTACTTCCTCGAGAAAG CGCCGACGCACTTCCAAGCGTTCCTGCGAAA GGACGCGCTGCACCCGGAGTGGGCGATTCGCATGGTGTCGCTGCGCGGTCACTACTTGTGCGTCCACGCGAGTGCGACGGACGAGAACTCGGAGCTGGAGAGTGCGATGTTGCTGTCTACCGCGGTGTTTtgtcgcgccttctcggACCCGAGCGTGACGGCGATTGCGGCAATCGCGCGACAAGACTTCCCCTTCGGCGTGGAGGTCGTGGAGGTCGATGGCACCACGGGTGAGCTCGAGGGGTACCTGCTGCTCGCGTGCGAAGGCCAGGAGCTCGTCAGCGAGTgggtcgaggcgctgcaggaggccTGCCGACAGAAATTCGACGTGAACGACGTGCCGAATCTGCCGCCCGCACCcccgggcgccgcgctcgcgaccTTCGGCGAGGCCGTGATGCCCACGGGCGAGATGCGCTTCGGCGTGTACCACAACTTGATGGCTGCTGGCGTTCCTGTCCGCGCGGTGCTTCGCGACAAGAAACCGACGCGTGGCGTCGAGGAACAGGAGAAGGAGCAAGGGCAGgtcagcgaagaggaggacgtcGCGAGCAGGTGGAGCGGGGTCTCCGACTCGAGCGACTCCTCCGGCTCTtacgcctcgtcctcctcgcgctcctcgtCCCACTCCGAGTCCGACGCCTCCTCCCGCCGAGGctccaggcgctcgcgccgccgcgccctctcttTGCGGGCCTCCAGTTCGAGTCCCTCGACCACCGATCGCAGCGACGgcaaggcgcgcgggcgccgacgccgcgaggtCCGAAAGGGCAAGAAGCATCTCGGCAGGGACTccccgcgaagccgcgcggtgGAGAGCTCCGCCGACTCCTCAGACCAGCCGCTGTTCGCgaagctgcgcatgcgccacgTCGCGAACGCCccccgctcgcgcctcgacgTGCCCGCGGGGCGtgtggagagcgagagcgagagcgagagcgagagcgacaacATGCTGATTCGGCCTTCGCAGGTGaaagagcgcggcggctggttCAAGGCGAAAGACGCCAGAAAAAAACACAAGCACGGCAGGCCCGCGAGCAACGCGGCATCCGACAACGACAAACGCACCTACCAGAAGAAGACGATCCCCGCCGtacgcagcgcctcctcgcagaaCCCTCCCCTGGTctccgcggagaccgccACGGGGCAGGAGACCCCCGAACTCGGCACCACAACCACCGTCGAGATCTCCGCACCCATGGCCGCGGTCGCCCCAGTGGAGCCGCAAGacgcgccccccgccgcggcggagcccgacgcggcgtcggtggatccgggcgcaggcgcgggcgcgggcgcagatgcggcggcagctggcgACTTCCAGGGCGTCTTTCAGCGGTGCTTTCAGTTTGCCACGAAGCTGATGCCCGAGGCGCTCCATCGCcactcgcctccgcttctctctgcggagCGGGGGGAGAGCGCCTACGCGTGGGACGGCAAGCGGCGGTTCTCGGGGTCGGTCTTCTCCCGgctgccttcgtcctcccggctgccttcgtcctcccggctgccttcgtcctcccggctcgcctctgcgcacgccgagggtcaggcgctgctggatgAGCTggtgcggcgcctgcagaaagCGGAGCCTCAAGCAGCGCCtagccgcgcggcgtcggtcgacgcagcgcgcgaagaaacaGCGGCCTGGAGAGAGtttgccgccgcgaggcctgcgggcgcgtggCGGGGGTCAACCGGGGGGTGTGAGACGGTGGCGAAACTGGtcgcggagcgacgcgcatTGACTGTTGAAGAAGgggaggaagccgcagcagaggcgctccgcgacgcgagagcgtgggaaggaggcgagcaaGCCAAAGAGGACAATTGGCAAGTGGAGGCGCTCCGGAGACGCTACGCGCAGCTCCAGATTCCGTCTGCGTGGGCGCGGCCAGCGCCTGTggaggaggcccgcgagaggTCTTCGGCGACGTCTGTCGGCGAGAGGCTGCAGGATCGAGAACTCTTCTTTGCGCACCCTGCGCGGAACCGCGTCAACGTGCCCGAGGCGCAGCACTCGCGCAGCCCGCAggactcgcgcgcctcgacgaCCCGCGA GCCTCGcgtggcgcctccgcgcagaggagaggcggaggctgcggcgccgcaggaccGGCATATGCGGCGAACCTTCTCGCACATccacgcagcggccgccgcgagcgtccgcagccccgagtcgcgcgtgcgccggcgggcgagcgagcgcccgcaggggacgtcttcttcttccgggCTGCTGAttcgcctgccgcccgcctccgccttgccGAAATTCGtccacgccggcgcgcccgcggggggcTCCGTCGCCGGTTTTCTCTTCGGTGGAGAGAGCAGaaaagaggacgaggaagaagaggaggaagaggaagacgaggaggtggaaaacgaagagagagaagcagacaagcgggaggcggaggaagaagcagaagagggagaggaagcggatgAGAAGCCGCGAGGTCGGACTGCAGGACAGCCATCCACCCGGGGCAGGCCGCTGAAGCCCGTCGTGCGGAAG GTTTCTTCCTCCGGCGCTTCGAGCTCTTCTTCGCACGCCGGTGCGCGCGTCGTGCAGTTTGTGGATCCCCAGACGCATCAGGTGCGTCTTCTCAAAgctccgcctcgcaggccgccgccgaagccacctctctcttctgtctcgtcgccctcgcctccgcctgccgaGGGGGGCAgccaggcgagcgaggaggtCGCCGTGAGCCCGCGGACGGTCACGCGCATGCTCACTCAGATCGGCTCGCGGAAAATCGGCTGA